In one window of Pristiophorus japonicus isolate sPriJap1 chromosome 9, sPriJap1.hap1, whole genome shotgun sequence DNA:
- the LOC139274049 gene encoding G-protein coupled receptor 15-like, which produces MTNNFDQHPRRRGRREVTMENATSYSDEPDYYEPYPTGWYPTEGWEGDECGDTPWPQSWAVFATLYCLIFVTGCLGNGLLVLAIALRGQAKRQLDIFVVNLAVADLIFLLTLPLWVDVEVSGKSWRSGLFLCRLSVYVVAVNAYSSVFFLTCMSLDRYLAIVRPGLSRVIRSKTHATLACVGVWVASLLLGLRALLNRTLQTRDGGRASYCVEDPGSFNLHWSLAYLVLTFFCPLLAILACYCSITRKLCLHYRSSNRQDQKLRKSIRVVFLAVAAFLVSWLPFNLFKSLSLLVRWGAVGSCGIQRAMGLGLEASAPLAFANSCANPIIYYLYDSSIQRAVMDLLRPLGLLSAGADSQTSRSLSSTLASGAPAHKTRSVHHVPMVSVSTWASDPQA; this is translated from the coding sequence ATGACAAACAACTTTGATCAACACCCGAGACGAAGAGGGAGGCGAGAGGTGACAATGGAGAACGCCACCAGTTACAGCGACGAGCCGGACTATTACGAGCCATACCCCACCGGCTGGTACCCCaccgaggggtgggagggggacgaGTGCGGAGACACCCCCTGGCCCCAGTCCTGGGCCGTCTTCGCCACCCTCTACTGCCTGATCTTCGTAACGGGGTGCCTGGGCAACGGGCTGCTGGTGTTGGCCATCGCCCTGCGGGGTCAGGCCAAGCGGCAGCTCGACATCTTCGTCGTCAACCTGGCCGTGGCCGACCTGATCTTCCTGCTCACCCTGCCGCTCTGGGTGGACGTCGAGGTCTCGGGCAAGTCCTGGCGGAGCGGGCTCTTCCTGTGCCGGCTGAGCGTCTACGTGGTGGCGGTGAACGCCTACTCCAGCGTCTTCTTCCTGACCTGCATGAGCCTGGACCGTTACTTGGCCATCGTGCGCCCGGGCCTCTCCAGGGTGATCCGCTCAAAGACTCACGCCACGCTGGCCTGTGTGGGGGTCTGGGTGGCCTCTCTCCTCCTGGGCCTGCGCGCCCTTCTCAACAGGACCCTCCAGACCCGGGACGGCGGCCGCGCGTCCTACTGCGTGGAAGATCCCGGCTCCTTCAACCTGCACTGGTCCCTGGCATACCTGGTGCTGACTTTCTTCTGCCCCCTGCTGGCCATCCTGGCCTGCTACTGCTCCATCACCCGCAAGCTCTGCCTGCACTACCGCAGCAGCAACAGGCAAGACCAGAAGCTGAGGAAGTCCATAAGGGTGGTCTTCCTGGCGGTGGCGGCCTTCCTGGTCTCCTGGCTGCCGTTCAACCTCTTCAAGTCGCTGAGCCTGCTGGTCCGCTGGGGGGCGGTGGGCTCCTGCGGCATCCAGAGGGCGATGGGCCTGGGCCTGGAGGCCAGTGCGCCCTTGGCCTTCGCCAACAGCTGCGCCAACCCGATCATTTACTACCTCTACGACAGCTCCATCCAGAGGGCCGTGATGGACCTCCTCAGGCCCCTCGGCCTCCTCTCCGCCGGGGCCGACAGCCAGACCAGCAGGTCCCTGTCCAGCACCCTGGCCTCCGGAGCTCCCGCTCACAAAACGAGATCGGTCCACCATGTCCCGATGGTCAGCGTTTCCACCTGGGCTTCCGATCCACAAGCCTGA